The Petrocella atlantisensis genome has a window encoding:
- the glgB gene encoding 1,4-alpha-glucan branching protein GlgB: MEKYINEVEMAEILGTEHRDPHHFLGMHQQDGIYYVNAYKPSAFRMEVLDLTNQKQIKMTSVNDSGIFTAVVGEQPISYKLKIVEGSGYEWETYDAYAFEPVIQELDMYLFGNGTHYEIYKKLGAHLITIDGVSGVHFAVWAPNAKRVSVIGDFCGWDGRVYPLRNVSNSGIYEIFIPGLEENEKYKFEIKTQANYILEKSDPYANYAEFRPNTASVVTNLEGYEWQDDAYKERKASMNVLNQPISIYEVHLGSWKKAEGEPGYMNYRDIAEDLIGYVKEMGYTHIELMPIAEHPFDGSWGYQVTGYFAPTSRFGTPKDFMYFVDRCHQNDIGVILDWVPAHFPKDAHGLVNFDGTALYEHEDPRKGEHPHWGTMIFNYGRNEVNNFLIANAFYWINEFHIDGLRVDAVASMLYLDYGKDYGEWIPNPHGGRENYDAIDFFKHLNSILYKDHPDLLMIAEESTSWPGVSRPTNYGGLGFGLKWNMGWMNDFLRYLSFDPIHRQYHHNDLTFSMVYAFTENFALVLSHDEVVHGKGSMINKMPGDYWQKFANLRAAYGFMYVHPGKKLMFMGCEFAQFDEWSENKSLDWHLLEFEKHQQMQRYVKDLNRLYLDETALWFDDFTSEGFEWINCMDYATSIISLVRKSNQIDETLIAVVNFTPVPRTLHKIGVPYKGYYEEIFNSDDFKYGGSGVINTGTLTSFDERYDERDQTLSIKVPPLGMTVLKYKG, encoded by the coding sequence ATGGAGAAATATATTAATGAGGTAGAAATGGCAGAAATACTGGGAACCGAACATAGAGACCCTCATCATTTTTTGGGTATGCATCAGCAAGATGGCATTTATTATGTCAATGCATATAAGCCATCTGCTTTTAGAATGGAAGTTCTTGACCTCACCAATCAAAAACAAATAAAAATGACAAGTGTAAATGACAGCGGGATTTTTACAGCAGTTGTAGGTGAGCAACCAATATCCTATAAGCTAAAAATTGTAGAAGGCTCTGGCTATGAGTGGGAAACCTATGATGCATATGCGTTCGAACCGGTTATTCAAGAACTGGATATGTATTTATTTGGTAATGGGACCCACTATGAGATCTACAAAAAGCTAGGTGCCCATCTTATAACCATCGATGGGGTTAGTGGGGTGCATTTTGCTGTGTGGGCTCCCAATGCGAAAAGAGTTAGCGTTATAGGGGATTTTTGCGGTTGGGACGGTCGTGTATACCCACTTAGGAATGTAAGTAATTCCGGCATATATGAGATTTTCATTCCTGGTTTGGAAGAAAATGAAAAATACAAATTTGAAATAAAAACACAAGCCAATTATATTTTGGAAAAATCAGATCCATATGCCAATTATGCTGAGTTTAGACCGAACACTGCTTCGGTTGTAACGAATTTGGAAGGTTATGAATGGCAAGACGATGCTTATAAAGAACGCAAGGCATCTATGAATGTCCTTAATCAACCCATATCCATTTATGAAGTACATCTGGGTTCATGGAAGAAGGCAGAAGGCGAACCCGGCTATATGAATTACAGGGATATTGCTGAGGATTTGATAGGCTATGTCAAAGAGATGGGTTATACGCATATTGAATTAATGCCGATTGCAGAGCATCCATTTGATGGCTCATGGGGCTACCAAGTAACCGGTTATTTTGCACCGACCTCCAGATTCGGAACGCCGAAGGATTTTATGTATTTTGTAGATCGATGTCATCAGAATGATATTGGTGTCATATTAGACTGGGTACCTGCACATTTTCCAAAAGATGCCCACGGTTTAGTTAATTTTGACGGAACGGCTTTATATGAGCATGAAGATCCTAGAAAAGGTGAGCATCCTCACTGGGGTACGATGATTTTTAATTATGGTCGTAATGAAGTTAATAATTTTCTGATTGCCAATGCTTTTTATTGGATTAATGAGTTTCATATTGACGGTTTAAGAGTCGATGCTGTGGCTTCCATGCTTTACTTAGATTATGGAAAAGATTATGGTGAATGGATACCGAACCCTCATGGTGGAAGAGAAAACTATGATGCTATAGATTTCTTTAAGCATCTAAATTCTATACTCTACAAAGACCATCCGGATTTATTAATGATAGCAGAGGAATCCACCTCATGGCCAGGGGTATCTAGGCCAACGAATTATGGCGGTCTTGGTTTTGGTCTGAAATGGAACATGGGTTGGATGAATGACTTTCTACGTTACTTATCTTTTGATCCGATTCACAGACAATACCATCATAATGATTTAACCTTTAGTATGGTCTATGCTTTTACCGAAAATTTTGCATTGGTGCTTTCACATGACGAAGTGGTCCATGGAAAAGGCTCGATGATTAATAAGATGCCCGGCGATTATTGGCAAAAATTCGCCAACCTAAGAGCAGCTTATGGATTTATGTATGTGCATCCCGGTAAAAAGTTGATGTTCATGGGATGTGAGTTTGCCCAATTTGATGAATGGAGTGAAAACAAGAGTCTGGATTGGCATTTGTTAGAATTTGAGAAACATCAACAAATGCAACGGTATGTTAAAGACTTAAATCGTCTTTATTTGGATGAAACAGCCTTATGGTTTGATGATTTTACAAGTGAAGGTTTTGAATGGATTAATTGCATGGATTATGCTACGAGTATTATTTCTTTAGTTAGAAAGAGTAATCAAATAGATGAGACGCTCATAGCGGTAGTGAACTTTACACCTGTACCAAGAACCCTTCATAAGATAGGCGTACCCTATAAAGGTTACTATGAAGAGATTTTTAACTCCGATGACTTTAAGTATGGTGGAAGTGGCGTTATTAATACAGGTACGCTAACCAGCTTTGATGAACGCTATGATGAGCGCGATCAGACACTGAGTATCAAAGTGCCGCCACTTGGCATGACAGTGCTTAAATACAAAGGATGA
- a CDS encoding FAD-dependent oxidoreductase encodes MAREKTVEHYDVIIIGGGPAGLTAAIYAGRARLKTILIEKALIGGLATYTNEVENYPGFPDSPKGEDITNLMKTQAQKMGVKIKLTDVKSVDLVGEEKKVETFRNTFIGKTVIITTGGRPRITKAENEENYLFDKGISFCATCDAAANTDKTVVVIGSGDAAIEEGMFLTKFAKKVIVSVLHHEGKMDCNEIAKEAALKNPKMEFIWNSAVKRFEGEGHLDTVVLKNIKTDEEIPVKCDNCFEFIGYLPNTEIFKEQIKMTGAGYILTNEKMETNIEGVFAAGDVRDKWLKQVATAVGDGAIAGFAAEKYIAESEAFHDVILQKDKPGLTFIYNAVAAESIDFLLEIEKIENHFEGRVIVNRVDIYKSSGIADRLNVGEFPAVVLTVDGVVKERYIGHLDSAKIIESLEKICDACH; translated from the coding sequence ATGGCAAGAGAAAAAACAGTCGAACACTATGATGTTATCATTATCGGTGGTGGTCCAGCCGGTTTAACCGCAGCTATTTATGCCGGTCGAGCAAGACTAAAAACAATATTAATAGAAAAAGCTTTAATTGGCGGTTTAGCTACATATACCAATGAAGTGGAAAACTATCCAGGTTTTCCTGATAGTCCAAAAGGTGAAGATATCACCAACCTTATGAAGACACAAGCTCAAAAAATGGGTGTCAAAATCAAGCTTACCGATGTTAAGTCTGTGGATCTCGTCGGCGAAGAGAAAAAGGTTGAGACTTTCAGAAATACTTTTATTGGCAAAACCGTTATTATAACTACCGGCGGTCGACCACGTATCACAAAAGCTGAAAACGAAGAAAACTATCTGTTTGACAAAGGGATTTCTTTCTGTGCAACTTGTGATGCCGCTGCTAATACGGATAAGACCGTTGTGGTGATTGGTAGTGGTGATGCAGCCATTGAAGAAGGTATGTTTCTAACAAAGTTTGCCAAAAAAGTTATTGTCTCTGTTCTACACCATGAAGGTAAAATGGATTGTAATGAGATTGCTAAGGAAGCGGCTTTAAAGAATCCAAAAATGGAATTCATATGGAATTCAGCGGTTAAACGGTTTGAAGGTGAGGGACATCTTGATACCGTTGTACTTAAAAACATTAAAACAGATGAGGAAATTCCGGTAAAATGTGACAATTGCTTTGAATTTATCGGTTATCTTCCAAATACTGAAATCTTCAAAGAACAAATCAAGATGACCGGAGCCGGTTATATTCTTACCAATGAAAAGATGGAAACCAATATTGAAGGCGTTTTTGCCGCAGGTGATGTTCGTGACAAATGGCTAAAACAAGTAGCCACTGCTGTTGGTGATGGTGCTATTGCCGGTTTTGCAGCTGAAAAGTACATTGCTGAAAGTGAAGCTTTTCATGATGTTATCCTTCAAAAAGATAAGCCCGGACTTACATTTATCTATAATGCGGTTGCAGCAGAAAGTATTGATTTTCTACTTGAGATTGAGAAAATCGAAAATCATTTCGAAGGTCGTGTTATTGTGAATCGCGTAGATATCTATAAATCAAGTGGTATAGCCGATCGTCTTAATGTAGGTGAATTCCCTGCCGTTGTACTTACCGTCGATGGTGTAGTAAAAGAACGCTATATCGGTCATCTGGATTCTGCAAAAATCATTGAAAGTTTAGAAAAAATCTGTGATGCCTGTCATTAA
- a CDS encoding YeeE/YedE thiosulfate transporter family protein: MSQFKDTMVKISENDFYKKWLRIAWPYLTGAVLLSLFQIVTLATTGNPWGVSGVFANWGAWIYEAFGGNVDKWYYFSSPGAQATLNNGFINDSGTWRNIGIILGALLAVLLASQFKLKKLKSKKQVIAAVLGGTLMGYGARIAYGCNIGALFSGIASLSLSGWVFGAAMFIGAIIGSKLLVKFFM, translated from the coding sequence GTGAGTCAATTCAAAGATACGATGGTCAAAATAAGTGAAAATGATTTTTATAAAAAATGGCTCCGAATTGCTTGGCCATACTTGACTGGTGCTGTATTACTGTCATTGTTTCAGATTGTTACGTTGGCAACAACCGGTAATCCTTGGGGTGTATCCGGTGTCTTTGCTAACTGGGGTGCTTGGATCTATGAAGCTTTTGGTGGCAACGTGGATAAGTGGTACTACTTTTCAAGTCCAGGGGCTCAAGCAACATTGAACAACGGATTCATAAATGATTCCGGTACCTGGAGAAATATTGGTATTATCCTTGGTGCATTACTTGCTGTTCTATTAGCATCTCAATTCAAACTCAAGAAGTTGAAATCTAAGAAGCAAGTGATAGCTGCAGTTCTTGGTGGTACACTTATGGGTTATGGTGCCAGAATCGCTTATGGATGTAACATTGGTGCGCTTTTTAGTGGTATTGCTTCACTCTCTTTATCCGGTTGGGTTTTTGGCGCTGCTATGTTCATCGGAGCCATCATCGGCAGTAAATTACTGGTTAAGTTCTTTATGTAA
- a CDS encoding sulfurtransferase TusA family protein, with product MKEVILDCFGEACPIPLVKAQNKIKELEIGDILIVQIDHSCAMKNVPDWAREDGHNVEVEEIDDGEWEVIIEKVK from the coding sequence ATGAAAGAAGTTATATTAGATTGTTTTGGAGAGGCTTGCCCTATTCCATTGGTAAAAGCGCAGAATAAAATTAAAGAATTAGAAATCGGTGATATCTTAATTGTACAAATCGATCATAGTTGTGCTATGAAAAACGTACCTGACTGGGCACGTGAAGACGGACATAATGTCGAAGTAGAAGAAATTGACGATGGTGAATGGGAAGTAATCATTGAAAAAGTAAAATAG
- a CDS encoding YeeE/YedE thiosulfate transporter family protein, whose protein sequence is MGDTEKTETVTGRSARGSSRRKPKKSQLPYAIVLIVLVGALSWFLDQRDNGTFWLLLTGLAFGYILQRSRFCFTASMRDPYLTGSTTVTRAVLVAFAITTIGFTAIKYGYFINGLPIPGMSYVVPISFATIAGAILFGIGMVIAGGCASGTLMRFGEGFQMQFLSLIFFIFGSLWGAHDFGWWKYHFISKGKAIFLPDYFGWLGAVVLQLIIIFLLYVAAEKYQEAKSNH, encoded by the coding sequence ATGGGTGATACCGAAAAAACCGAAACGGTCACAGGTCGTTCTGCTAGAGGATCATCTAGAAGAAAACCTAAAAAAAGTCAATTACCATATGCCATTGTATTAATTGTACTTGTAGGTGCTTTATCATGGTTTCTTGATCAACGTGATAATGGAACCTTCTGGTTATTGTTAACCGGTCTTGCTTTTGGGTATATTCTACAACGCTCAAGATTCTGTTTTACAGCTTCTATGCGTGACCCCTATCTAACCGGCAGTACAACCGTTACAAGAGCCGTTCTAGTTGCATTTGCTATTACCACCATTGGGTTCACCGCAATAAAATATGGGTACTTTATTAACGGTTTACCCATTCCTGGTATGAGCTATGTGGTCCCTATTAGTTTTGCAACCATTGCCGGTGCTATTCTTTTTGGAATCGGTATGGTCATTGCTGGTGGTTGTGCTTCCGGAACACTTATGCGTTTTGGAGAAGGTTTTCAAATGCAGTTTTTGTCCTTAATATTCTTTATCTTCGGCTCCTTATGGGGTGCTCATGATTTTGGATGGTGGAAATACCACTTTATATCTAAGGGTAAAGCCATATTTCTACCGGACTATTTTGGATGGCTTGGTGCCGTTGTATTACAACTCATCATTATATTCTTACTCTATGTAGCAGCAGAAAAATATCAAGAAGCTAAATCAAATCACTAA